A single genomic interval of Spirosoma linguale DSM 74 harbors:
- a CDS encoding Methyltransferase type 11 (PFAM: Methyltransferase type 11; Methyltransferase type 12; putative methyltransferase~KEGG: bpy:Bphyt_6077 methyltransferase type 11) yields MNPNQALWEKGDFTKVAATMRESGTALVAQLEITKDMTILDLGCGDGTTALPEAKLGATVLGVDIARNLVDAGNRRANAEGLTNCTFQEGDACDLSDLNDQSFDLVVSIFGAMFAPKPFDVAKEMVRVTRPGGRIVMGNWIPGDPTLVAQVLKISSAYTPPPPEGFLSPMLWGIESHVTERFEKAGIAKENITFLRDTFTFNAPYSPSEFFNTFKTYYGPTMNAFEAAEKNGKALELDQELDALFNSQNKSPDTSTTSIPATFLRVMVQC; encoded by the coding sequence ATGAATCCAAATCAGGCATTGTGGGAAAAAGGGGACTTTACGAAGGTTGCCGCAACCATGCGCGAAAGCGGTACGGCACTCGTGGCCCAACTGGAAATTACCAAAGACATGACCATCCTTGACCTTGGTTGTGGCGATGGTACTACGGCCTTACCCGAGGCAAAACTTGGCGCTACGGTGCTGGGCGTCGATATAGCCAGAAACCTCGTTGACGCGGGCAACCGTCGGGCCAACGCCGAAGGGCTGACAAACTGCACGTTTCAGGAAGGTGACGCATGCGACCTGTCCGACCTGAACGATCAGTCGTTCGATCTGGTGGTGAGTATCTTTGGGGCTATGTTCGCACCGAAGCCCTTTGATGTCGCAAAGGAAATGGTTCGGGTTACGCGTCCGGGTGGACGAATCGTCATGGGAAACTGGATTCCGGGCGATCCTACGCTGGTTGCTCAGGTATTGAAGATCAGCTCGGCCTATACACCGCCACCGCCGGAGGGCTTCCTTAGCCCTATGCTGTGGGGCATCGAGAGCCACGTTACAGAGCGATTTGAGAAAGCCGGTATCGCTAAAGAAAACATAACGTTCCTTCGCGACACGTTCACGTTCAACGCACCTTACTCACCCTCCGAGTTTTTCAACACCTTCAAAACCTATTACGGACCCACCATGAATGCGTTTGAGGCCGCCGAAAAGAACGGCAAGGCGCTGGAACTGGATCAGGAATTAGACGCCTTGTTCAACAGCCAGAATAAAAGCCCCGACACCAGCACCACCTCCATTCCGGCCACGTTCCTTCGCGTGATGGTTCAATGTTAA
- a CDS encoding beta-lactamase (PFAM: beta-lactamase~SMART: Tetratricopeptide repeat~KEGG: cak:Caul_4667 beta-lactamase) yields the protein MKTSLFFTTYLLLLSGLLANGQPKPPASNTQAEATIQQLGTAFVHEKSHVGLSVGIVRNGKTSFYNFGTTEKGKNELPTQHTIYEIGSISKTFGGLLLARAVIDKRVRLEDDIRQYLDGDYPNLAFKGQPIRLVNLTNWTSELPDNFPDKPDAYKQANPDSIAFLIVNELQNYTRQDFFNDLHNVTLKAAPGQNPRHSNVAAQLLGYILEKIYQKPFAELIATQIEQPLGMRNTFGSPQPADRFAIGYSGNGVQMPAFTLKAMQAAGGLRYSAADLLKYAAYQLEERDPAVKISHQPTWGSPDSQAFGLNWFLHKTIDSKRRIEHSGGTFGFASYCDLYPDQKTALVLFANNSDQSTQGQLGELSSKIMDALFGKPAALTALNAELEKQGFAQALAVVKAVRKKHPELFLSEEYVNIWGYTLAGQGKLNEALEIFKLNVSLYPKGYNTYDSLAETYDRLGNRGLAIKNYKQSLALNPGNTNAIEYLKKAGQ from the coding sequence ATGAAAACCAGCCTCTTTTTTACTACCTATTTGCTACTACTGAGCGGTTTACTGGCTAACGGACAACCGAAGCCCCCAGCCAGCAACACCCAGGCGGAAGCTACTATCCAGCAACTGGGAACGGCCTTCGTCCATGAAAAGTCGCACGTGGGATTATCTGTCGGTATTGTTCGGAACGGAAAGACATCGTTCTATAATTTCGGTACGACGGAGAAAGGCAAAAATGAGTTGCCCACGCAACATACCATTTATGAAATCGGGTCGATCAGCAAGACGTTTGGGGGTCTGCTACTGGCGCGGGCCGTTATCGACAAGCGCGTCCGGCTCGAAGACGACATCCGCCAATACCTCGACGGCGACTACCCGAACCTCGCTTTCAAGGGCCAACCTATTCGGCTGGTCAACCTGACCAACTGGACGTCGGAGTTACCGGATAACTTCCCGGATAAGCCCGACGCCTATAAGCAGGCGAACCCCGATTCCATTGCGTTCCTGATTGTGAACGAATTACAGAACTACACACGGCAGGACTTTTTCAATGACCTGCACAACGTTACGCTCAAGGCAGCACCCGGCCAGAATCCCCGCCACTCCAACGTAGCGGCCCAATTGCTGGGGTATATTCTGGAAAAAATCTACCAGAAACCCTTTGCCGAATTGATCGCCACGCAGATCGAACAACCACTCGGTATGCGGAACACCTTTGGTTCGCCACAACCAGCGGATCGGTTCGCGATAGGCTACAGTGGAAATGGCGTCCAAATGCCCGCGTTTACGCTGAAAGCCATGCAGGCCGCCGGTGGCCTTCGCTACAGTGCAGCCGATTTGCTGAAGTATGCCGCTTATCAGTTGGAAGAGCGAGACCCGGCCGTAAAAATAAGCCATCAACCTACCTGGGGCAGCCCCGATAGCCAGGCATTTGGCCTAAACTGGTTTCTGCATAAAACCATCGACAGCAAGCGACGGATCGAACACTCGGGCGGTACGTTCGGCTTTGCCAGTTACTGCGACCTGTATCCCGATCAAAAAACGGCCCTTGTCCTGTTCGCCAACAACTCCGATCAATCAACCCAGGGACAACTCGGCGAACTATCCAGTAAAATCATGGATGCGTTGTTTGGTAAGCCAGCTGCCCTGACGGCCCTCAACGCCGAGCTAGAAAAACAGGGTTTTGCACAGGCTCTTGCCGTTGTGAAAGCCGTCAGGAAAAAACACCCGGAGTTATTTCTGAGCGAAGAGTACGTAAACATCTGGGGCTATACGCTGGCCGGTCAGGGAAAACTAAACGAAGCACTGGAGATTTTCAAGCTGAACGTCAGTCTGTATCCGAAAGGCTACAACACCTACGACAGCCTGGCCGAAACCTATGACCGCCTTGGAAACAGGGGGTTAGCCATCAAAAATTACAAGCAATCGCTGGCGCTGAACCCAGGAAATACGAACGCGATCGAGTATTTAAAAAAGGCTGGACAGTAG
- a CDS encoding RNA polymerase, sigma-24 subunit, ECF subfamily (TIGRFAM: RNA polymerase sigma factor, sigma-70 family~PFAM: Sigma-70 region 4 type 2; sigma-70 region 2 domain protein; sigma-70 region 4 domain protein~KEGG: afw:Anae109_0250 RNA polymerase sigma factor) — protein MLQVKAGNMDTMGLLFERYHRPLFGFLFHMTGQREASEDMVQNVFYRMLKYRHTFTGEGEFRSWMYHLARNVLVDYSKQNKRSAHQYDLAELADRIGGGPAADERLLKQQETDTLHHAMAKLSAEHREVLVLSRFQELKYDEIAQVLNTTEGAVKVRVHRAMNELKKIYQINNHERTASKL, from the coding sequence ATGCTGCAGGTAAAAGCAGGCAATATGGATACGATGGGCCTGCTCTTCGAGCGGTATCATCGGCCTCTGTTCGGCTTCCTGTTTCACATGACGGGCCAGCGGGAAGCCAGCGAAGATATGGTTCAGAACGTGTTCTACCGGATGCTCAAGTACCGCCACACCTTCACTGGCGAGGGCGAGTTCCGAAGCTGGATGTACCATTTAGCACGGAATGTCCTGGTAGATTATAGTAAGCAAAATAAGCGGTCGGCGCATCAGTATGACCTTGCCGAATTAGCCGACCGGATTGGTGGCGGACCAGCCGCCGATGAGCGACTTTTGAAACAACAGGAAACGGACACACTTCATCATGCTATGGCGAAGTTAAGTGCCGAACACCGGGAAGTGCTGGTGTTGAGCCGCTTTCAGGAGTTGAAATACGATGAGATTGCCCAGGTACTGAACACAACGGAGGGCGCGGTGAAAGTGCGTGTGCACCGCGCTATGAACGAATTGAAGAAAATTTACCAGATCAATAACCATGAACGGACAGCCTCTAAACTGTGA
- a CDS encoding hypothetical protein (KEGG: cps:CPS_4697 hypothetical protein), translating to MKRLLIPALAGLVLSCAQSPATAQEFKEHISKEFTVPKAAGSVLAIYNVNGFIKVEGYSGDKVVLEVDKSITAKSNQGLEFGKREFQLRLEQQGDSIIAYIAEPFDSRPRHNWNRDNDRNRDNDYDFTLNFTVKVPNRINLVASTVNRGNVSVKDVDGTLRARNVNGAITLTNVKGTTDAHTINGNLDVNYVANPPENSSYYTLNGDINVSYPASLSADLQFKTFQGKFFTDFPDAEVLPVQAIKTTQQTGTGTVYKINKNTAIRIGKGGKTFKFETFNGSIYIKKQS from the coding sequence ATGAAACGATTACTAATCCCCGCATTGGCGGGGCTGGTGCTCTCTTGTGCCCAATCGCCAGCCACCGCTCAGGAATTCAAAGAGCACATCAGTAAAGAATTTACGGTACCGAAAGCCGCCGGCAGTGTACTGGCCATCTACAACGTCAACGGCTTTATTAAAGTCGAAGGGTATTCGGGCGACAAAGTCGTGCTGGAAGTCGACAAGTCCATTACGGCCAAAAGCAACCAGGGTCTGGAGTTTGGCAAAAGGGAATTTCAGCTCAGACTGGAACAGCAGGGCGATAGCATCATCGCTTACATCGCTGAACCTTTCGATTCACGGCCCCGACACAACTGGAACCGGGACAATGACCGAAACAGGGATAATGACTATGATTTCACCCTCAACTTCACCGTAAAAGTGCCGAATCGAATAAACCTTGTTGCATCGACCGTTAACCGGGGCAACGTGTCGGTCAAGGATGTAGACGGTACGTTAAGAGCGCGTAATGTAAACGGAGCTATTACCCTGACGAACGTGAAAGGCACCACCGACGCCCACACCATCAATGGAAATCTGGACGTCAATTATGTAGCCAACCCGCCCGAAAACTCGTCGTATTACACGCTCAACGGCGATATCAACGTGAGTTACCCGGCCAGTCTATCGGCGGATCTGCAATTCAAGACGTTCCAGGGCAAGTTCTTCACCGACTTCCCCGACGCCGAAGTATTGCCCGTACAGGCGATAAAAACAACCCAGCAAACGGGCACAGGAACCGTCTACAAGATCAACAAAAACACGGCCATTCGCATCGGAAAGGGCGGTAAGACCTTCAAGTTTGAAACATTTAACGGAAGCATTTACATTAAAAAACAATCCTGA
- a CDS encoding putative transmembrane anti-sigma factor (PFAM: HEAT domain containing protein~KEGG: aeh:Mlg_1635 putative transmembrane anti- sigma factor) — protein sequence MNGQPLNCEQTSEQLTDWLSNQLPDTERASLENHLAQCPACQAEAEASRQLWQLMGNLPAPEPSETARVRFHAMLDTYKDTVQTQNENVFGGLLTKLRLLWTPKPAFQLAYSVILLSVGIGAGYWFHNPGTTTVALQQQQIDTLSNQVQDMRQMMMLSLLENPSASERLRAVGYTEEINSVDDKVVEALLTTLNNDDNVNVRLVTLEALAKLADNAAVREGLVQSITRQESPLLQSALADVMVKLQEKRSIKPLKQLLHDDNLNHLVKGKIAQSIKDLS from the coding sequence ATGAACGGACAGCCTCTAAACTGTGAACAGACCAGCGAGCAGCTAACCGACTGGTTAAGCAATCAGTTGCCTGATACGGAACGGGCTAGCCTGGAAAATCATCTGGCCCAGTGCCCGGCCTGCCAGGCCGAAGCCGAAGCCAGCCGCCAGCTTTGGCAACTAATGGGCAACCTGCCCGCACCAGAACCCAGCGAAACAGCTCGCGTGCGGTTTCACGCCATGCTCGATACGTATAAGGATACCGTACAGACGCAGAACGAAAATGTATTTGGTGGACTACTAACGAAACTACGGTTGCTCTGGACGCCAAAACCCGCTTTTCAACTGGCTTACAGCGTTATTCTGTTGAGTGTTGGCATAGGGGCCGGATACTGGTTTCATAACCCCGGCACAACGACCGTGGCCCTTCAGCAGCAGCAGATTGATACGCTCTCGAATCAGGTGCAGGATATGCGCCAGATGATGATGCTCTCGCTACTGGAAAATCCGTCGGCTTCGGAACGGCTCCGGGCAGTGGGTTATACAGAAGAGATCAATAGCGTAGATGATAAAGTAGTTGAGGCTCTACTGACAACTCTCAACAACGACGATAACGTCAATGTACGGCTGGTTACGCTGGAAGCACTGGCCAAACTAGCCGATAACGCAGCGGTGCGCGAAGGACTGGTCCAGTCGATCACCCGGCAGGAGTCACCACTGCTACAGTCGGCACTGGCCGATGTGATGGTAAAATTGCAGGAGAAACGATCCATCAAACCCCTCAAACAACTACTTCACGACGATAACCTAAACCACCTGGTCAAGGGTAAAATCGCACAAAGTATCAAGGACTTGTCGTGA
- a CDS encoding beta-lactamase (PFAM: beta-lactamase; TPR repeat-containing protein; Tetratricopeptide TPR_2 repeat protein~SMART: Tetratricopeptide repeat~KEGG: smt:Smal_0071 beta-lactamase), whose amino-acid sequence MAMNPSRLTTCLLGLVITFTFSFGQNRPARATSSMSTQKSANALDKFLRDQMGQLRIPGMQVAVVQRGHLVFSKSYGFANLQDSIPVTSKSVFAINSCTKAFTGVAIMQLVEEGKVDLGAPVSRYLDGLPATWQPITIRQLLTHVSGLPDILRVLGTPGQEISEETAWARTKAMPMDFPRGEQFSYNQTNYALLGKIIDKLRDKPFVQVFNERQFMIAGLANTGFGDSRDVIPHKGPSYRYISRLDGNVLHIPKLTPSYEEFPAFRRTASGMNSTAEDMAHWIIALQQGKLLKTKAARDTMWTAGRYNNGSPTQWALGWGLTKFRPKHWAVGMSGGGRSAFLVYPDDDLAVIVLTNLAGSSPENFIEEIAGYYNPDIPASDPITSLRLQLQKRGFEQAIPVANELKKRNLQPNEDELNDWAYRLMSSGQTKEALELFKLNVDLYPQSWNVYDSLAESYERLGNSELAVKHYNRSLALNPDNKNATERLKRLAQTNK is encoded by the coding sequence ATGGCTATGAATCCATCTAGGCTGACTACCTGCTTGTTAGGATTAGTAATCACGTTTACGTTCAGCTTCGGACAAAATCGTCCCGCTCGGGCTACTTCCTCTATGTCCACGCAAAAATCGGCGAACGCGCTCGACAAGTTTTTGCGTGATCAGATGGGCCAGCTTAGAATTCCGGGCATGCAGGTGGCCGTTGTACAGCGTGGGCATCTGGTGTTCAGCAAATCGTACGGCTTTGCCAATCTACAGGACTCAATTCCAGTAACAAGCAAAAGCGTTTTCGCTATCAACTCCTGCACGAAAGCGTTTACGGGCGTGGCCATTATGCAGCTGGTTGAAGAAGGTAAAGTGGACCTCGGCGCTCCCGTTTCCCGCTACCTCGACGGACTTCCGGCAACCTGGCAACCCATAACGATTCGACAGTTGTTGACCCACGTTTCGGGCCTGCCGGATATTCTTCGGGTTCTCGGTACACCTGGACAGGAGATCAGCGAGGAAACCGCCTGGGCTCGGACAAAGGCCATGCCGATGGATTTTCCAAGGGGTGAGCAGTTTAGCTATAACCAGACAAACTACGCGCTACTGGGCAAAATCATCGACAAGCTCAGGGATAAACCGTTCGTTCAGGTATTCAACGAACGACAGTTCATGATAGCCGGTCTGGCCAATACCGGCTTTGGTGACTCCCGCGATGTAATACCGCATAAAGGCCCATCCTATCGGTATATCTCCCGTCTGGATGGGAATGTGCTGCATATCCCTAAGCTTACCCCCTCCTACGAGGAATTCCCCGCCTTCCGTCGGACAGCTTCGGGTATGAACAGCACCGCCGAGGATATGGCTCACTGGATTATCGCCTTGCAGCAGGGTAAACTGTTAAAAACGAAAGCGGCCCGTGATACGATGTGGACAGCGGGTCGATACAACAACGGTTCGCCTACGCAGTGGGCGCTGGGCTGGGGCCTGACCAAATTCCGACCCAAACACTGGGCCGTGGGTATGTCGGGGGGTGGTCGTTCGGCTTTTCTGGTCTATCCCGACGATGATCTGGCGGTTATTGTATTGACGAATCTGGCGGGTTCTTCACCGGAAAATTTCATTGAGGAAATCGCCGGGTATTATAATCCAGACATTCCGGCATCCGACCCGATTACGAGCCTTCGGCTACAGCTACAGAAACGCGGTTTCGAGCAGGCTATCCCGGTAGCGAACGAATTGAAAAAGCGAAACCTACAGCCGAACGAAGATGAATTGAACGACTGGGCCTACCGCCTGATGAGCAGCGGCCAGACGAAAGAGGCCCTTGAGCTTTTCAAACTGAACGTCGACCTCTACCCCCAAAGCTGGAACGTCTACGACAGTCTGGCCGAAAGCTACGAGCGGCTGGGTAATTCGGAGCTGGCGGTCAAACATTATAATCGCTCGCTGGCCTTGAACCCCGACAACAAAAACGCGACCGAACGCTTAAAACGGCTAGCCCAAACCAATAAGTAA
- a CDS encoding protein of unknown function DUF214 (PFAM: protein of unknown function DUF214~KEGG: sde:Sde_0330 acetylornithine deacetylase ArgE) — MFLNYLKIALRTLRKNRAFSLINMAGLALGIATFAFILEYVAYERSVNTFHKNLPTLYRMLTQTKEGDIWSDMAPAVGPLAKREFPEVTDFCRIGDHSANGIVSFADGKPGQAPQSFRESRLAYADANFFTLFTFPVVRGDAAAALVQPNTVALSASQARKYFGAKQPLGQQLVLNNQFGKTRYTVTAVYADMPQNSDLIFDAVFALQTLANPANLNGNDWARLDGFDGNFLTTFLKLAEASPGQLVDHEALAAKFNAYNRKVQPENETVFMLQPARNLHLAASLSDTYRTSGSLGFVYLLSGIAGLILLIAWFNYINLSTAGALKRAKEVGVRKVIGAGPKQLIGQFLGESLLLNIVGFGLALTLVLSLQKAFNEFVGRDLSLAVLNTNGVWVAGLALLVVGAVASGGYVAFALTSFKPIQTLKGSYQAGKGGWLRKTLVVAQFSASVALVIATIVLYRQLQYMQNKDLGMKLTQRVVIKRPEIGEGPFAPRAVLLENQLMQLPYVKNLSQTSIVPGNFYNFTANGVTKQNPRPGDEKKGYSMGIIDDRFLKTYEIGLAAGRNFTIQETEPGWEKSAKLMINETAARQLGFASSADAVGKFINWGQLYEIVGVVKDYNHQGLQRAIDPVIFMPRRSLSDMTIQLATGERMADKIAELERLYKASFPGNPFEFYFADENYNKQYQSEQQYGQVFTIASALAIFIACLGLFGLATFTTEQRTKEIGVRKVLGASVASIVTLLSKDFLKLVLVSIVIASPLAWYAMNQWLQNFEYKSEISWWVFALAGGLAICIALLTVSFQSVKAALMNPVKSLRSE, encoded by the coding sequence ATGTTTCTTAACTACCTGAAAATTGCCCTGCGCACGCTTCGGAAAAACCGGGCGTTCTCGCTCATCAACATGGCCGGGCTTGCGCTTGGCATTGCCACGTTTGCCTTTATTCTGGAATACGTCGCCTACGAGCGCTCCGTGAATACATTTCATAAAAACCTGCCGACGCTCTACCGAATGCTCACGCAAACAAAAGAAGGCGACATTTGGTCGGATATGGCTCCGGCAGTAGGGCCGCTGGCCAAACGGGAGTTTCCGGAAGTGACCGATTTCTGCCGCATTGGCGACCACTCGGCCAATGGCATCGTGAGTTTTGCGGATGGAAAGCCGGGGCAGGCTCCCCAGTCATTTCGAGAAAGCAGGCTGGCCTATGCGGATGCTAACTTTTTCACGCTCTTTACCTTTCCAGTTGTGCGGGGCGATGCCGCTGCTGCGCTGGTGCAGCCCAATACGGTTGCCCTCTCGGCCTCACAGGCCCGGAAATATTTCGGTGCCAAACAGCCACTTGGGCAGCAGTTGGTTCTGAACAATCAGTTCGGCAAAACGCGGTATACCGTTACGGCAGTGTATGCAGATATGCCTCAAAACTCCGACCTGATTTTCGATGCGGTATTTGCCCTTCAAACGCTGGCCAACCCGGCCAATCTCAACGGCAACGACTGGGCGCGGCTCGATGGTTTTGATGGCAACTTCCTGACTACGTTTCTGAAACTGGCCGAAGCATCCCCCGGCCAACTCGTCGATCATGAAGCGCTGGCCGCTAAGTTCAACGCATACAACAGGAAAGTACAGCCCGAAAATGAAACCGTGTTTATGCTGCAACCCGCTAGGAATCTGCACCTGGCGGCTTCCCTGAGCGATACCTACCGCACCAGCGGCAGCCTTGGCTTTGTGTATCTGCTGAGCGGTATTGCCGGACTAATTCTATTAATCGCCTGGTTCAATTACATCAATCTCTCGACCGCTGGTGCCCTGAAACGCGCCAAAGAAGTGGGCGTTCGAAAAGTGATCGGTGCGGGTCCGAAGCAGTTGATCGGGCAGTTTCTGGGCGAGTCATTGCTGCTCAATATCGTTGGTTTCGGGCTGGCGCTCACGCTGGTGCTCTCGCTGCAAAAGGCATTTAACGAGTTTGTTGGCCGGGATCTTTCGCTGGCCGTACTGAACACCAATGGCGTCTGGGTTGCCGGACTGGCTCTGCTCGTTGTGGGTGCGGTGGCCTCCGGCGGCTATGTAGCCTTTGCCCTGACATCCTTTAAACCCATACAGACGCTCAAAGGATCATATCAGGCGGGCAAAGGCGGCTGGCTGCGAAAAACGCTGGTGGTGGCTCAATTCAGCGCGTCGGTAGCCCTCGTTATTGCCACCATTGTGCTGTACCGGCAGTTGCAGTACATGCAGAATAAAGATTTGGGCATGAAGCTAACGCAGCGGGTTGTGATCAAACGGCCTGAAATAGGCGAAGGGCCATTTGCACCCCGCGCCGTTCTGCTGGAGAATCAGTTGATGCAGCTGCCTTACGTGAAAAATCTGAGCCAGACGAGCATTGTACCAGGCAACTTCTACAACTTCACAGCGAATGGCGTTACGAAACAAAACCCCCGCCCCGGCGATGAAAAGAAAGGGTATTCGATGGGTATCATCGACGACCGTTTCCTGAAAACGTACGAAATCGGGCTGGCGGCCGGTCGGAACTTCACCATTCAGGAAACGGAACCGGGCTGGGAGAAAAGTGCCAAACTGATGATCAACGAAACGGCCGCCCGCCAGTTGGGCTTTGCTTCCAGCGCCGACGCGGTGGGTAAATTTATCAACTGGGGCCAACTCTACGAAATCGTCGGCGTGGTTAAAGACTATAATCACCAGGGCTTACAACGCGCCATCGACCCGGTTATTTTCATGCCCCGCCGGTCGCTCAGTGACATGACCATTCAACTCGCCACCGGCGAGCGTATGGCTGATAAAATCGCCGAGTTGGAACGCCTGTACAAAGCCAGTTTTCCGGGAAATCCGTTCGAATTTTACTTTGCCGATGAGAATTACAACAAACAATATCAGTCCGAACAGCAATATGGACAGGTGTTTACAATAGCATCGGCCCTGGCCATTTTCATTGCCTGCCTGGGTCTCTTTGGCCTGGCTACGTTCACGACAGAACAGCGGACCAAAGAGATTGGTGTTCGGAAAGTGCTGGGCGCATCGGTAGCAAGTATCGTTACGTTGCTTTCAAAAGATTTCTTAAAACTGGTGCTGGTCTCCATCGTCATTGCCTCGCCCCTGGCCTGGTATGCCATGAACCAGTGGCTGCAGAATTTTGAATACAAGAGCGAAATCAGCTGGTGGGTCTTTGCCCTGGCGGGAGGACTGGCCATTTGTATTGCCCTACTGACGGTGAGTTTCCAAAGCGTAAAAGCCGCCCTGATGAACCCGGTAAAATCATTGCGGTCCGAATAG
- a CDS encoding hypothetical protein (KEGG: cps:CPS_4697 hypothetical protein), protein MNAHTFTNALLFLSLFIIRPSIAQNDVKEQLVVPLSDPGKPGLLKVSLINGSIHVIGYSGKDVVIDITSSPKRGRRDDDDRPDQSSNGMKRITTGVPLDVSAEEKNNTVNVHANTMKQTVDLTIKVPQRFSLKVSTINNGTIEVENVSGTLEATNVNGYIHLTNIAGSAVANTVNGNLIATFKSIDSGTPMAFSTLNGNVDVTFPASVKANSKLKSDRGDIYSDFDIDVDKNQPKVSRTNQSGMYQVKIEDWVYGKINGGGPEVMMKNMNGNIYIRKAK, encoded by the coding sequence ATGAACGCACACACATTCACCAACGCACTCCTGTTCCTTAGTCTGTTTATCATTCGTCCATCAATCGCTCAGAATGATGTAAAAGAGCAATTGGTTGTTCCTTTGAGTGATCCAGGCAAACCCGGTTTGCTCAAAGTTAGCCTGATCAATGGCTCCATTCATGTCATTGGCTATAGCGGCAAAGACGTCGTGATCGACATTACCAGCAGCCCAAAACGCGGACGACGCGACGACGATGATCGCCCGGATCAGTCCTCAAACGGCATGAAACGCATTACTACGGGAGTTCCGCTCGATGTTAGTGCCGAAGAGAAAAACAATACGGTGAACGTTCACGCCAACACCATGAAGCAAACCGTCGATCTGACAATTAAAGTACCGCAGCGTTTTTCGCTCAAGGTCAGCACGATAAATAACGGCACAATCGAGGTAGAGAACGTAAGCGGAACGCTGGAAGCGACGAACGTAAACGGGTACATTCACCTGACAAATATTGCGGGATCGGCGGTAGCCAATACGGTAAACGGCAACCTGATCGCTACCTTCAAATCCATCGACTCCGGCACGCCCATGGCCTTTTCTACACTGAACGGCAACGTCGACGTAACCTTCCCGGCCAGCGTGAAAGCAAACAGCAAACTCAAATCCGACCGGGGTGATATCTACAGCGACTTCGATATCGACGTCGATAAAAACCAGCCCAAGGTAAGCCGTACCAATCAGTCAGGGATGTATCAGGTAAAAATAGAGGATTGGGTGTACGGCAAGATCAACGGGGGTGGCCCGGAAGTCATGATGAAGAACATGAACGGAAATATCTATATCCGCAAGGCGAAGTAA